A part of Rhopalosiphum maidis isolate BTI-1 chromosome 3, ASM367621v3, whole genome shotgun sequence genomic DNA contains:
- the LOC113559960 gene encoding uncharacterized protein LOC113559960: MLPVRVGGMERMLLMRVLKCQDYILGRLKKENGLQNDYKRLAINSGRKVRDVGQTFGIAESTLRSRLKNQNFGKPKLGRKPTFSFVVEKKLTNHVRKLSKYFYGLTPTELRLLAYGYAVANEHKFCSLTKSAGYDWLELFLKRNPEISLCTPEGTSLNRVSSFNETNVRLFYKNLEETMNKFKLNNKCTRIFNVDKTGITTVQKPSRILGPKGQKQVESMISWKRGKNVTVVCCTNAAGSLIPPMFIYPRVSKLLGRGGPAGSLYECSKNG; encoded by the exons ATGCTGCCCGTCCGAGTCGGGGGAATGGAGCGCATGCTTTTAATGCGCG ttttaaaatgCCAAGACTATATACTAGGAAGACTGAAAAAGGAAAATGGACTGCAGAACGACTACAAGCGGCTTGCCATTAACTCAGGTCGAAAAGTTCGTGATGTTGGTCAAACTTTTGGCATTGCAGAATCAACACTTCGAAGTAgactaaaaaatcaaaattttggtAAACCTAAACTTGGTAGAAAACCAACATTTTCGTTTgtggttgaaaaaaaattaacgaatcATGTACGAAAACTGTCTAAATACTTTTATGGTTTAACACCAACTGAATTAAGACTACTTGCTTATGGATATGCTGTTGCAAATGAACATAAATTTTGTAGCTTAACAAAATCAGCTGGGTATGACTGGCtagaactatttttaaaaagaaatccCGAAATAAGTTTATGCACTCCAGAAGGTACTAGTTTAAACAGAGTTTCATCATTCAATGAAACTAATGTacgattgttttataaaaacctaGAGGAAACGATGAACAAGTTCAAactgaataataaatgtactcgaatttttaatgttgacaAAACAGGAATTACAACTGTTCAAAAACCATCAAGGATTTTGGGTCCAAAAGGCCAAAAGCAAGTCGAGTCAATGATAAGCTGGAAACGTGGCAAAAATGTTACAGTTGTTTGTTGTACGAATGCTGCAGGTTCATTAATTCCACCTATGTTTATATACCCTAGAGTTAGTAAATTGTTAGGTAGAGGTGGTCCAGCTGGTTCTTTATACGAATGTTCAAAGAATGGATGA
- the LOC113559959 gene encoding uncharacterized protein LOC113559959 yields the protein MIRNVKPGHYWHREIKLGVQQFLKRNAFFTERTIKLVINVDGLPISNLSQSQLWPILGSVLGYNDVFINGIYHGDTKPADSMEYLQYFVVEAKLLVANCITSETMHYSCINSAISANSPAKAFLFNIKGHSGYESCTKCTTYDEYKENRICFPLKSGIKRLDSDYETKLDKDFHMKNCALEDIPKLGLVPNVPMNYLHLICIGICKKLLNLWCNDKVSVTLPDFLTAKKKLKKAENQTDLDSTDIDE from the coding sequence ATGATTAGAAATGTTAAGCCTGGTCATTATTGGCACAGGGAAATTAAATTAGGagttcaacaatttttaaaaagaaatgcaTTCTTTACTGAACGAACTATTAAACTAGTGATAAATGTCGATGGACTACCAATATCAAATTTGTCCCAAAGTCAGTTATGGCCTATACTTGGATCTGTATTAGGctataatgatgtttttataaatggaATATATCACGGAGATACAAAACCAGCTGATAGTATGGAATACcttcaatattttgttgtgGAAGCTAAGCTTTTGGTAGCAAATTGTATAACATCTGAAACTATGCATTATTCGTGTATTAATTCAGCAATATCAGCAAATAGTCCTGCAAAAGCTTTTTTGTTCAACATAAAAGGACATTCGGGATATGAAAGTTGTACAAAATGTACTACATATGATGAATATAAAGAAAATCGAATCTGTTTTCCTTTAAAATCTGGTATCAAGCGACTTGATTctgattatgaaacaaaaCTCGATAAAGATTTTCACATGAAAAATTGTGCATTGGAAGATATTCCTAAGCTTGGATTAGTCCCAAATGTTCctatgaattatttacatcTAATTTGTATAGGCATTTGTAAAAAACTTCTTAATCTTTGGTGTAATGACAAAGTTTCAGTAACATTACCTGATTTTCTAACtgcaaagaaaaaattaaagaaagcCGAAAACCAAACAGATTTGGATAGCACTGATAtcgatgaataa